One Mugil cephalus isolate CIBA_MC_2020 chromosome 12, CIBA_Mcephalus_1.1, whole genome shotgun sequence DNA segment encodes these proteins:
- the LOC125018165 gene encoding uncharacterized protein LOC125018165 yields SERVRQVNFTIDALKSEAEHCFCKLTSQLPEDILEKVSKFVEKAQITQHTKGKERQKRKFQVLQTRHNRKHKSEELTWRKKDAHTTQQGIQKKWVQNLSHRELTQPENEILAKGLNFAITPEQIPVVDLITATESAIKNNKLTNTEAEQLRLEITSALASAKTPPSNITPQERKALVSLQKDRDITILPADKGRCTVVLNTVDYQAKMNNLLNDQDTYETLRRDPTNIYKTRIINYLQQLEKEKVIDRLLYYRLYPGEATPCIYGLPKIHKEGAPLRPIVSSINSVTYNIAKHLASILSPLVGNTPHHIENSRDFVNKVKDITLDPEETIVSFDVTSLFTCIPTREATDVVRKKLQKDDTLASRTNLTPEQVCVLLDLCLTTTYFQFNGGFYRQKHGCAMGSPVSPIVANLYMEEVETRALDTFAGPTPTHWYRYVDDTWVKIKTKEVESFTKHINTVDSNIKFTREDISGACLAFLDCLVRVEEDRSLNIEVYRKPTHTDQHLLFDSHHPLEHKLGVIRTLQHRAQTVPTRQDGKDKEGTHIKQTLKTCGYPNWAFVKGSKRYPRKDREEEQNRRKNITIPYIAGVSEKLRRIFGKHRIPVYFKPGNTLRQKLVHPKDKTPRQKQSNVVYAVQCSEECTDLYIGETKQPIHKRMAQHRRASSSGNDSAVHLHLKDKGHSFEDNNVKVLAREDRWFERGVKEAIYVKMEKPSLNRGGG; encoded by the coding sequence agtgagagagtgagacaggtcAATTTCACCATCGACGCTCTCAAATCCGAGGCCGAACACTGCTTCTGCAAACTAACTTCGCAGCTACCTGAGGACATCCTGGAGAAAGTCTCCAAATTTGTGGAAAAGGCCCagatcacacaacacacaaaaggtaAGGAACGACAGAAACGCAAATTCCAGGTTTTGCAAACTaggcacaacagaaaacacaagtcggaagaactgacatggaggaagaaggatgCCCACACCACGCAGCAGGGCATCCAGAAGAAGTGGGTCCAGAACCTATCGCACAGAGAACTCACGCAACCAGAGAATGAGATCCTGGCCAAAGGACTAAACTTCGCCATAACACCAGAACAGATTCCAGTGGTAGACCTCATCACTGCTACAGAGTCTgccatcaagaacaacaaactgacaaacacagaagccgaacaactcagactggaaataacatcagccctcgccagtgcaaaaacaccaccatcgaacatcaccccccaggaaaggaaggcgCTAGTATCACTGCAGAAAGACCGGGACATCACGATCCTGccagcagacaaagggagatgcacagtggtgttaaacacGGTGGACTACCAGGCAAAAatgaacaacctcctcaacgaCCAAGACACttatgagacactgagacgcgacccaaccaacatctacaaaaccagaataataaactacctacaacaactggaaaaggagaaggtcatcgacagactcctttattaccgtctgtacccaggggaagccacaccgtgtatttatggtctccccaaaatacacaaggagggagccccactcagacccattgtcagtagcatcaactctgtcacatataacattgccaagcatttggcatccatcctctctccattagtaggcaacaccccacaccacatcgaaaactccagggactttgtgaacaaagtcaaggacatcacactggacccagaagaaaccatcgtgtcctttgatgtcacctctctgttcacctgcatccccacgagagaagccacggatgtagtaaggaaaaaactacaaaaggatgacaccttggcctcaagaaccaacctcaccccagaacaagtctgtgtgttactcgacctgtgcctgaccaccacctactttcagttcaatggaggtttctacaggcaaaaacacggctgtgcgatggggtccccagtgtcaccgatcgtggccaatctctacatggaggaagtagagaccagagctctggacacctttgcaggtcccactcccacccactggtacagatatgtggacgacacctgggttaaaatcaagacaaaggaggtggaatctttcactaaacacatcaacacagtggacagcaacatcaagttcaccagggaggacatcagcggggcctgtctggcctttttggactgtttggtacgtgttgaagaagatcgaagcctcaacatagaagtatataggaaacccacacacacagaccaacacctgttatttgactcacaccaccccctggaacacaaactgggagtcatcagaaccctccagcaccgagcacagactgtccccaccagacaggatggcaaggacaaggagggaacacacattaaacaaaccctcaagacatgcggatatcccaactgggcctttgtcaaaggctcaaaaagatatcccaggaaggacagggaagaggaacaaaacagaaggaagaacatcaccatcccctacatagctggggtatcagagaaactaaggagaatttttggtaaacaccgcatcccagtttatttcaaacctggaaacaccctaagacagaaactggtccaccccaaggacaaaacacctagacagaaacagagcaatgtagtgtacgcggttcagtgtagcgaggaatgtacagacctgtacattggggaaaccaaacaacccatacacaagcgcatggcccaacacaggagagccagctcatcaggaaacgactcagcagtccacctccacctgaaggacaaaggacactcctttgaggataacaacgtcaaagtcctggccagagaggacagatggtttgagagaggagttaaggaagccatctatgtcaaaatggagaaaccttctctaaacagaggaggtgga
- the sf3b1 gene encoding splicing factor 3B subunit 1 isoform X2, with protein MLEQNLSKEEREIRLQLAEKAKSGDLKAVNGSAAIQAAAKRKRRWDQTADQTPSNTTPKKMSSWDQADSSAETPGHTPAHTPSNSRWDETPGRPKGSETPGATPSSRMWDPTPSHTPAGAATPGRDTPGHATPGHGGATGSVRKNRWDETPKTERETPGHGSGWAETPRTDRGDESVGETPTPGASKRKSRWDETPASQMGSSTPLLTPGKTPIGTPAMNMATPTPGHLMSMTPEQLQAWRWEREIDERNRPLTDEELDAMFPEGYKVLPPPAGYVPIRTPARKLAATPTPIGGMTGFHMQAEDRTTKQMNDQPSGNLPFLKPDDIQYFDKLLVEVDESTLSPEEQKERKIMKLLLKIKNGTPPMRKAALRQITDKAREFGAGPLFNQILPLLMSPTLEDQERHLLVKVIDRILYKLDDLVRPYVHKILVVIEPLLIDEDYYARVEGREIISNLAKAAGLATMISTMRPDIDNMDEYVRNTTARAFAVVASALGIPSLLPFLKAVCKSKKSWQARHTGIKIVQQIAILMGCAILPHLRSLVEIIEHGLVDEQQKVRTISALAIAALAEAATPYGIESFDSVLKPLWKGIRQHRGKGLAAFLKAIGYLIPLMDAEYANYYTREVMLILIREFQSPDEEMKKIVLKVVKQCCGTDGVEANYIKTEILPPFFKHFWQHRMALDRRNYRQLVDTTVELANKVGAAEIISRIVDDLKDEAEQYRKMVMETIEKIMGNLGAADIDHKLEEQLIDGILYAFQEQTTEDSVMLNGFGTVVNALGKRVKPYLPQICGTVLWRLNNKSAKVRQQAADLISRTAVVMKTCQEEKLMGHLGVVLYEYLGEEYPEVLGSILGALKAIVNVIGMHKMTPPIKDLLPRLTPILKNRHEKVQENCIDLVGRIADRGAEYVSAREWMRICFELLELLKAHKKAIRRATVNTFGYIAKAIGPHDVLATLLNNLKVQERQNRVCTTVAIAIVAETCSPFTVLPALMNEYRVPELNVQNGVLKSLSFLFEYIGEMGKDYIYAVTPLLEDALMDRDLVHRQTASAVVQHMSLGVYGFGCEDSLNHLLNYVWPNVFETSPHVIQAVMGALEGLRVAIGPCRMLQYCLQGLFHPARKVRDVYWKIYNSIYIGSQDALIAHYPQVYNDDKNVFVRYELEYVL; from the exons ATGTTGGAGCAGAACTTGTCCAAAGAGGAG AGAGAGATTCGTCTACAGCTGGCAGAGAAGGCCAAGTCAGGGGACCTGAAAGCTGTCAACGGGTCCGCCGCCATTCAAGCCGCCGCAAAACGCAAGCGCCGCTGGGACCAGACAGCCGATCAAACCCCCTCCAACACTACACCCAAAAAGATGTCCAGCTGGGACCAAGCTGACTCCTCTGCTGAG ACTCCAGGGCACACCCCTGCACACACGCCTTCAAACAGCCGATGGGATGAAACCCCCGGCCGCCCTAAAGGCAGCGAGACCCCAGGTGCCACTCCCAGCAGTCGCATGTGGGACCCCACTCCTAGCCACACTCCTGCAGGCGCCGCAACCCCAGGCAGGGACACACCCGGTCACGCCACACCTGGCCACGGCGGAGCCACAGGAAGCGTCCGCAAGAACCGCTGGGACGAGACCccaaagacagagagggagacccCGGGACATGGCAGCGGATGGGCCGAAACGCCACGAACTGACAGAGGGGACGAGTCAGTGGGCGAGACACCAACTCCAGGGGCCAGTAAAAGGAAATCTCGGTGGGATGAAACACCCGCCAGCCAGATGGGATCCTCAACGCCTCTGCTTACTCCTGGAAAAACTCCCATCGGAACGCCAGCGATGAACATGGCCACACCAACGCCAG gtcaCCTGATGAGCATGACTCCAGAGCAGCTGCAGGCGTGGAGATGGGAGCGGGAGATTGACGAGAGGAACCGACCTCTTACAGATGAGGAGCTTGATGCCATGTTCCCCGAGGGTTACAAA GTCTTGCCTCCTCCGGCTGGTTACGTGCCGATTCGCACCCCGGCCCGTAAGCTGGCGGCCACCCCCACACCCATTGGTGGAATGACAGGCTTCCACATGCAGGCCGAGGATCGCACCACAAAACAGATGAACGACCAGCCCTCAGGAAATCTTCCCTTCCTCAAACCTGACGACATCCAGTACTTTGACAAACTGCTG gtggaggtggacgaGTCCACACTGAGCCCTGAAGAGCAGAAGGAAAGGAAGATCATGAAGCTGTTGCTAAAGATTAAAAATGGAACACCTCCCATGAGGAAG GCCGCTCTGCGTCAGATTACCGACAAGGCTCGTGAATTTGGAGCCGGCCCTCTGTTTAACCAGATCCTGCCGCTGCTCATGTCGCCCACCCTGGAGGACCAggagcgccacctgctggtcaaAGTCATTGACCGCATCCTCTACAAGCTGGATGACCTGGTCCGGCCATATGTTCACAAG ATTCTTGTGGTTATTGAGCCGCTGCTGATTGATGAGGACTATTACGCCAGAGTAGAGGGCAGAGAAATCATCTCTAACTTGGCAAAG GCTGCCGGTTTAGCTACAATGATCTCCACAATGCGGCCCGATATTGACAACATGGACGAGTATGTCAGAAACACCACTGCCAGAGCCTTCGCCGTGGTGGCCTCTGCCCTCGGCATCCCTTCCCTCCTGCCTTTCCTCAAGGCTGTGTGTAAAAGCAAGAAGTCCTGGCAGGCTCGCCACACTGGCATCAAGATCGTGCAACAAATCGCCATCCTCATGGGCTGTGCCATCCTGCCACATCTCCGCAGCTTGGTGGAGATTATTGAACACG GTCTGGTGGACGAGCAGCAGAAGGTGAGGACCATCAGTGCCTTGGCCATTGCTGCCCTGGCTGAAGCTGCTACGCCCTATGGTATTGAGTCCTTTGACTCTGTCCTGAAGCCTCTGTGGAAGGGTATCAGGCAGCACAGAGGAAAG GGTCTGGCTGCTTTCCTCAAAGCTATCGGCTACCTGATCCCTCTGATGGATGCTGAGTACGCAAACTACTACACCAGGGAGGTGATGCTGATCCTCATCAGAGAGTTTCAGTCCCCCGacgaggagatgaagaagattGTGCTCAAG GTGGTGAAGCAGTGCTGTGGCACTGATGGTGTGGAAGCAAACTACATCAAGACCGAGATCCTTCCACCTTTCTTCAAACACTTCTGGCAGCACAGGATGGCTCTGGACAGACGCAACTACAGACAG CTGGTCGACACCACGGTAGAGCTGGCCAACAAAGTCGGGGCGGCGGAGATCATTTCTCGCATTGTGGATGACCTGAAAGATGAGGCAGAGCAGTACAGGAAGATGGTGATGGAGACCATTGAAAAAATTATGGGCAACCTGGGTGCAGCTGACATTGACCAcaagctggaggagcagctgatagACGGCATCCTGTACGCCTTCCAAGAGCAGACGACTGAG GactctgtgatgctgaatgGTTTTGGTACAGTGGTGAATGCCCTTGGGAAGCGTGTCAAGCCCTACCTGCCTCAGATTTGTGGTACGGTGCTGTGGCGTCTCAACAACAAGTCAGCCAAAGTCCGTCAGCAAGCCGCTGACCTCATCTCCCGTACAGCTGTGGTCATGAAGACCTGCCAGGAG GAAAAGCTGATGGGTCACTTGGGTGTGGTACTGTATGAGTACCTGGGTGAAGAGTACCCTGAGGTGCTGGGTAGCATCCTGGGAGCGCTGAAGGCCATCGTTAATGTCATTG GTATGCACAAGATGACTCCACCAATCAAAGACCTGCTTCCGCGTTTGACTCCCATCCTGAAGAACAGACACGAGAAGGTGCAGGAAAACTGCATCGACCTGGTGGGCAGGATCGCCGACAG GGGAGCTGAATATGTGTCAGCCAGGGAGTGGATGAGGATTTGTTttgagctgctggagctgctgaaggcTCACAAGAAGGCGATCCGCAGAGCCACTGTCAATACGTTCGGTTACATCGCCAAAGCTATAGG GCCTCACGACGTCTTGGCCACTCTGCTGAACAACCTGAAGGTCCAGGAGCGCCAGAACAGGGTCTGCACCACTGTGGCCATCGCTATTGTGGCAGAGACCTGCTCACCGTTCACCGTACTGCCCGCGCTCATGAACGAATACAGAGTGCCCGAGCTCAATGTGCAGAACGGCGTCCTCAAGTCGCTCTCCTTCCTTTTTGAGTACATCGGAGAGATGGGCAAAGACTATATCTATGCCGTCACGCCCCTGCTGGAGGATGCCCTCATGGACAG AGATCTGGTCCACCGACAGACTGCCAGCGCCGTTGTCCAGCACATGTCTCTGGGTGTTTACGGCTTCGGCTGCGAGGACTCCCTCAACCACCTGCTGAACTATGTGTGGCCCAACGTGTTTGAGACGTCGCCTCATGTCATCCAGGCCGTCATGGGGGCATTGGAGGGGCTGAGGGTTGCCATCGGGCCCTGCCGCATGCTGCAGTACTGCTTACAG GGTCTCTTCCACCCAGCCAGGAAGGTGAGGGACGTCTACTGGAAGATCTACAACTCGATCTACATCGGCTCCCAGGACGCCCTCATTGCTCACTACCCACAGGTCTACAATGACGACAAAAACGTATTCGTCCGCTACGAGCTGGAATACGTCCTGTAA